The Prunus persica cultivar Lovell chromosome G8, Prunus_persica_NCBIv2, whole genome shotgun sequence genome includes a region encoding these proteins:
- the LOC18767219 gene encoding uncharacterized protein LOC18767219, translating to MASASALNPKSNYHIRSISLPSKPHPLFQQCEDHLLRIAASDASSSSSYSSSSISQKLSGLLDLHNCLNELFQLPLTQEAFVREQNEKWVDELLDGSLRLLDVCTAAKDALIHTKECAREIQSIMRRRRGGKSGFTNEVRKYLASRKVVKKAVCKALGTLRTSQKKSTFSSTNKDNVTVALIGVLREVEAVSLTVFESLLSFISGAKSASKMRGWSFVSKLMLTKKVGCEEDKTEINEFADVDAALSSLVCQETSNSDSMVDSENVQSELQQLEMCSQDLEEGLECLFRRLIKNRVSLLNTLSN from the coding sequence atggcttCTGCCTCAGCTTTAAACCCGAAATCCAACTACCATATTCGGTCGATCAGCCTGCCTTCGAAACCACACCCTCTATTTCAGCAATGTGAAGATCATTTGTTGCGAATAGCAGCTTCTGATGCCTCCTCTTCATCCTCATATTCGTCATCTTCCATAAGCCAGAAATTGAGTGGCCTCTTGGATTTGCATAACTGTCTCAATGAGTTGTTTCAGTTGCCCCTCACCCAAGAAGCCTTTGTCCGAGAGCAAAATGAGAAGTGGGTAGATGAGCTTTTGGATGGCTCTCTTAGGCTCTTGGATGTGTGTACAGCAGCCAAGGATGCCTTGATACACACAAAGGAGTGCGCACGCGAAATCCAGTCGATCATGCGCAGAAGAAGGGGAGGCAAAAGCGGGTTCACAAATGAGGTTAGGAAATACTTAGCCTCAAGGAAGGTGGTCAAGAAGGCAGTCTGCAAGGCCCTGGGGACTTTAAGAACTTCTCAGAAAAAATCCACCTTCTCATCCACCAACAAAGACAATGTAACTGTGGCTTTGATTGGTGTGCTGAGAGAGGTTGAAGCCGTCTCTCTCACAGTGTTTGAGTCCCTTCTGTCCTTCATCTCTGGAGCAAAGTCAGCATCAAAGATGAGAGGCTGGTCTTTTGTTTCCAAGCTGATGCTCACCAAAAAAGTTGGTTGTGAGGAAGACAAAAcagaaataaatgaatttgctGATGTAGATGCTGCATTGAGCTCCCTTGTGTGTCAAGAAACAAGCAACTCTGACAGCATGGTCGACAGTGAGAACGTGCAGAGTGAGCTGCAACAATTGGAAATGTGCAGTCAGGATCTAGAAGAAGGGCTCGAGTGTCTTTTCCGGCGTTTAATCAAGAATAGAGTTTCCCTCCTCAACACCCTGAGCAActaa
- the LOC18766721 gene encoding uncharacterized protein LOC18766721, whose amino-acid sequence MASFHARSNSLPSTSHPFVTEFDEKLCRLKASETASSSSSSISHKLSGLQDLHECVEKFLLLPFSQQALAQECGDKGINELFDGSLRLLDVCGIIKDALLQTKECTHELQSIMRRRRGGDMSFMSEFRKYLASRKDVKKSMNKALKVKESKCKDKNHETPAVVNMLKELDAVTGTVFESLVSFIAGSNLRSKSSSWSLVSKLVQPKRVACEGEEAADTNELEKVDAALHSLISHKSSRSGCAAQAENLQNLLQELEANIQDIEEGLECLFRRLIKARVSLLNIFNH is encoded by the coding sequence atggcttCCTTCCATGCTCGCTCAAACAGCTTGCCTTCAACATCACATCCTTTCGTTACAGAATTTGATGAGAAGTTGTGCAGATTGAAGGCATCAGAAACCgcctcttcatcatcatcatccataaGCCACAAACTCAGTGGCCTTCAAGATTTGCATGAGTGTGTTGAGAAGTTTCTTCTCTTGCCATTCAGTCAACAAGCCTTAGCCCAGGAGTGTGGAGACAAAGGGATCAATGAACTATTCGATGGATCTTTGAGGCTCCTGGATGTGTGTGGCATCATTAAGGACGCCCTTTTACAAACAAAGGAATGCACACATGAACTTCAATCAATCATGCGCAGAAGACGAGGAGGTGACATGAGCTTCATGAGTGAGTTTAGGAAATACCTTGCATCTAGGAAGGATGTCAAGAAGTCAATGAACAAGGCCTTAAAGGTCAAGGAAAGTAAGTGCAAAGACAAGAACCATGAGACTCCAGCAGTTGTCAACATGTTGAAAGAGTTAGATGCAGTCACCGGCACTGTGTTTGAATCCTTGGTCTCCTTCATAGCTGGTTCAAATTTGAGATCAAAATCAAGCTCTTGGTCATTAGTTTCCAAGCTGGTGCAGCCTAAAAGAGTAGCTTGTGAGGGTGAGGAAGCTGCGGATACGAATGAACTTGAGAAGGTGGATGCTGCATTGCACTCCCTTATCAGTCACAAGTCAAGCAGATCTGGTTGTGCAGCGCAAGCCGAGAATCTGCAAAATTTGCTCCAAGAATTGGAGGCAAACATTCAAGACATTGAAGAAGGACTTGAGTGCTTGTTTAGGCGCTTGATCAAAGCCAGAGTCTCTCTTCTCAACATATTCAACCATTAG
- the LOC109946261 gene encoding uncharacterized protein LOC109946261 yields MKKAVCKASGNLKGVSPFSKEHEAVAMVSMLKEMEAVTQTVFDSIFYFISGPKTQSKPSGLQLVSNLMRHKRVACKEEEEEEETDANEFAMVYAALHSTVGHKTKESDNIIQNAQTQLQNLELCIQDLEESLEHLSRRLIKTRVSLLNILNH; encoded by the coding sequence ATGAAAAAAGCTGTCTGCAAGGCCTCAGGAAATTTGAAGGGTGTTTCTCCCTTCAGTAAGGAGCATGAGGCTGTGGCTATGGTTAGCATGTTGAAAGAGATGGAAGCAGTTACTCAGACTGTGTTTGActccatattttattttatctcgGGTCCAAAGACACAATCAAAGCCAAGTGGGTTGCAACTAGTCTCAAACTTGATGCGCCATAAAAGAGTAGCatgtaaagaagaagaagaagaagaagaaacagatgCAAATGAATTTGCAATGGTGTATGCAGCATTGCACTCAACTGTTGGTCACAAGACAAAAGAATCTGATAACATTATTCAGAATGCACAAACCCAACTGCAAAATTTAGAGTTGTGCATACAAGATCTAGAAGAGTCACTTGAACACCTTTCAAGGCGTTTGATCAAAACCAGAGTTTCCCTGCTCAACATCCTCAACCACTAG
- the LOC18766564 gene encoding uncharacterized protein LOC18766564, whose protein sequence is MAFHTRSNSFPSRSHPVLQEVDELLCRLRSSEATSASSSSISHKLSGLQDLHDCVDRLLQLPLTQQALAQEQNEKWANELLDGSLRLLDVSSSAKDAILQTKECVQDLQSIIRRRGGETGLTSEVRKYLTSRKMVKKAIQKAMKNLKGTENRTTFSSLNKDDETFSVVSKLREVEAITLAVFESLLSFISGPKSQPSSWSLVSKMMQSKKVACEEATEINEFAEVDAALNSLIRHKASKPSADDAHNQLDQLESCIQDQEQGLECLFRQMIKTRVSLLNILNH, encoded by the coding sequence ATGGCTTTCCACACTCGCTCTAACAGCTTCCCCTCTAGGTCACACCCGGTCCTTCAAGAAGTTGATGAACTCTTGTGCAGATTGAGATCTTCTGAGGCCACCTCtgcatcttcatcttcaataaGCCACAAACTAAGTGGCCTCCAAGACTTGCACGATTGTGTTGATAGGTTGCTTCAGTTGCCCCTCACTCAGCAAGCCTTAGCACAAGAGCAGAATGAGAAATGGGCTAATGAGCTACTAGATGGCTCTCTCAGACTCTTGGATGTTTCTAGCAGTGCCAAGGATGCCATCTTGCAAACTAAGGAATGCGTACAGGATCTTCAATCGATCATAAGAAGGAGAGGAGGTGAAACTGGTCTCACAAGTGAGGTTAGGAAATACTTAACCTCTAGGAAGATGGTGAAAAAGGCAATCCAAAAGGCTATGAAGAATCTCAAGGGAACCGAAAACAGAACCACATTTTCTTCCCTCAACAAGGACGATGAGACATTTTCCGTTGTTAGCAAGTTGAGAGAAGTTGAAGCAATCACCCTCGCAGTGTTTGAGTCACTTCTTTCCTTCATAtccgggccaaaatcacagcCCAGCAGCTGGTCACTAGTCTCCAAGATGATGCAGTCAAAGAAAGTGGCTTGTGAGGAAGCAAcagaaataaatgaatttgcaGAGGTGGATGCTGCATTGAACTCACTCATTAGACACAAGGCAAGCAAGCCTAGTGCTGATGATGCCCACAATCAACTTGACCAACTGGAGTCATGCATTCAAGACCAAGAACAAGGACTTGAGTGCCTATTTAGGCAAATGATCAAAACAAGAGTCTCCCTCCTCAACATCCTAAACCACTAG
- the LOC18766415 gene encoding uncharacterized protein LOC18766415 codes for MAFHTRSNSFPSRPHPIVQEVDGHLCRLRSSEVTSASSSSISHKLTGLQELHSCVDRLLQLPLTQQALAQELNEKSTNELLDGSLRILDVCSSAKDALLQTKECVQDLQSIMRRRRGSESGALTTEVRKYLTSRKMVKKAIHKAMGNLKGSSFSSLNKDNETIAVVSTLRAVEAVTLSVFESLLSFISGPKSKPSSSWSLVSKIIHTKRVACEEETEANEFAQVDAALQSFIKTSKSDHKNADNQLDNLESCIQDQEEQLECLFRQFIKTRVSLLNILNH; via the coding sequence atggctTTCCATACTCGCTCTAACAGCTTCCCTTCAAGGCCACACCCGATCGTTCAAGAAGTCGATGGACATTTGTGTAGATTGAGGTCTTCTGAGGTCACCTccgcatcatcatcatcaatcaGCCACAAACTAACTGGCCTTCAAGAATTGCATAGTTGTGTTGATAGGTTGCTTCAGTTGCCCCTCACTCAACAAGCCTTGGCCCAAGAGCTGAATGAGAAATCTACTAATGAGCTATTAGATGGCTCTCTGAGGATCTTGGATGTTTGCAGCAGTGCCAAGGATGCCCTGTTGCAAACCAAGGAATGCGTGCAGGACCTTCAATCAATCATGCGAAGAAGGCGGGGAAGTGAATCCGGAGCACTCACAACTGAGGTCAGGAAATACTTGACCTCTAGGAAGATGGTGAAGAAGGCAATCCACAAGGCTATGGGAAATCTCAAGGGATCCAGTTTCTCATCCCTTAACAAGGACAATGAGACTATTGCCGTTGTTAGCACGTTGAGAGCTGTCGAGGCAGTCACTCTCTCAGTGTTCGAATCACTCCTGTCCTTCATCTCTGGCCCAAAGTCAAAGCCAAGCAGCAGCTGGTCATTGGTTTCCAAGATTATTCACACCAAAAGAGTAGCTTGTGAGGAAGAAACAGAAGCAAATGAATTTGCACAAGTGGATGCTGCTCTGCAATCATTCATTAAGACAAGCAAATCTGACCACAAAAATGCAGACAACCAGCTCGACAATCTGGAGTCATGCATTCAAGATCAGGAAGAACAACTTGAGTGCCTTTTTAGGCAGTTTATCAAAACAAGAGTCTCCCTCCTCAACATCTTAAACCACTAG